In Rhizobium lusitanum, a genomic segment contains:
- a CDS encoding dihydrodipicolinate synthase family protein, with translation MKFEGIYPPAVTPYAADGTIDRQAFADVLEFLVEAKVHGIIVGGSTGEYYAQTAQERFDLAAHAKDVLGNRMPLIIGTGATRTEDSVAYAKAAREIGADAILVSSPPYAMPTDRENAVHALAIDRAANLPIMLYNYPARMGVSMGEEYFSRVGKSKNVVAIKEASGDMARVHMLARDFPHIGLSCGWDDQALEFFAWGAQSWVCAGSNFLPREHVALYAACVLEKNFDKGRRIMSAMLPFMNALDGGKFVQSIKFGCELSGLKVGPVRAPLRPLNSEEKRAFQTVVANLKRTVAQITSGANHA, from the coding sequence GTGAAATTTGAAGGCATCTATCCGCCAGCGGTTACGCCCTATGCGGCCGACGGCACTATCGACAGACAGGCATTTGCCGATGTTTTGGAATTCCTCGTCGAGGCCAAGGTCCATGGCATCATCGTCGGTGGGTCCACCGGCGAGTATTATGCTCAGACAGCCCAGGAGCGCTTCGATCTCGCAGCCCATGCAAAGGATGTTCTTGGAAACCGGATGCCGCTGATCATCGGCACCGGCGCGACACGCACGGAGGACTCCGTCGCGTACGCCAAGGCAGCCAGGGAAATCGGGGCAGACGCAATTCTCGTCTCCTCGCCGCCCTATGCCATGCCGACCGATCGGGAAAATGCGGTCCACGCGCTTGCGATCGACCGGGCCGCCAACCTGCCGATCATGCTCTATAACTATCCCGCCCGCATGGGCGTCTCCATGGGCGAGGAGTACTTCTCCCGCGTCGGCAAGTCGAAGAACGTCGTCGCGATCAAAGAAGCCTCCGGCGACATGGCGCGCGTCCATATGCTGGCGCGCGATTTCCCACATATCGGCCTGTCCTGCGGCTGGGATGACCAGGCACTCGAATTCTTCGCTTGGGGTGCTCAAAGCTGGGTTTGCGCCGGCTCGAACTTCCTGCCGCGGGAGCACGTCGCGCTCTACGCGGCTTGCGTTCTCGAAAAGAATTTCGACAAGGGCCGCCGGATCATGTCCGCGATGCTTCCCTTCATGAACGCGCTCGATGGCGGCAAGTTCGTGCAGTCGATCAAGTTTGGCTGCGAATTGAGCGGACTGAAGGTTGGTCCGGTCCGAGCGCCGCTTCGTCCCCTCAATTCCGAAGAGAAACGCGCCTTTCAAACCGTCGTCGCCAATCTCAAGCGCACGGTTGCGCAGATCACATCGGGAGCCAACCATGCATGA
- a CDS encoding aldehyde dehydrogenase, protein MHDVLTASEYAAIAQTLELPGNAFINGAFRPAASGRTYETINPATGKVLTSVAACDAEDVDYAVSKAKEAFDDGRWHLRSPGERKTVLLKFAKLLEENSHELAVLESLDSGKPIRECQTVDVPDTIHTIRWHAELIDKIYDNTAPVGANALTLIVREPIGVVGCVLPWNFPLLMLAWKIGPALAAGCSVIVKPAEQTSLTTLRVAELAHEAGVPAGVLNIVTGTGKDVGEPIGLHKDVDMVSFTGSTVTGRRFLRYAADSNLKRVVLECGGKNPAVVMDDCEDIDLVAEQVVAGAFWNMGENCSATSRLIVHASIKDELLTRVGAYLRDWKMGDPLDPENRVGSLVSREHFEKVKSYLDHAAKEKLSVVFGGQTDKSIFVEPTVIDGVDRNSRLFQEEIFGPILSVTTFTTLSEAIALANDTPYGLAASVYTGSLRNAIKLSREIRAGVVTVNCFGEGDATTPFGGFKESGFGGRDKSIHAHDQYTELKTIWIDVSDRSVDETVR, encoded by the coding sequence ATGCATGACGTTCTGACCGCGAGTGAATACGCAGCAATAGCGCAGACGCTCGAGCTTCCCGGAAACGCCTTTATCAACGGTGCGTTTCGTCCGGCCGCATCCGGAAGAACCTACGAGACGATCAACCCCGCCACCGGCAAAGTCCTGACCTCCGTCGCTGCCTGCGATGCCGAGGATGTCGACTATGCCGTCAGCAAAGCCAAGGAAGCCTTCGACGACGGTCGCTGGCACTTGCGTTCGCCCGGCGAACGCAAGACTGTGCTCCTCAAATTTGCAAAGCTCTTGGAAGAAAACAGCCATGAGCTGGCGGTGCTGGAAAGCCTTGATAGCGGAAAGCCGATCCGCGAATGCCAGACGGTGGACGTGCCGGACACGATTCATACCATCCGTTGGCATGCGGAACTGATCGACAAGATCTACGACAACACCGCTCCGGTCGGCGCGAACGCCTTGACGCTTATCGTGCGCGAACCCATCGGTGTCGTCGGTTGCGTCCTGCCCTGGAACTTCCCGCTGCTGATGCTGGCCTGGAAGATCGGGCCTGCACTTGCCGCCGGATGCTCGGTGATCGTGAAGCCGGCCGAGCAGACCTCGCTGACGACCTTGCGTGTTGCGGAACTGGCCCATGAAGCCGGCGTTCCGGCTGGTGTCCTCAACATCGTCACCGGGACCGGCAAGGATGTCGGGGAGCCGATCGGCCTGCACAAGGATGTAGATATGGTCAGCTTCACCGGTTCGACGGTGACCGGAAGACGGTTCCTGCGCTACGCCGCCGACAGCAACCTGAAGCGCGTCGTCCTTGAATGCGGTGGCAAAAACCCTGCCGTCGTCATGGACGATTGCGAAGACATCGATCTCGTGGCCGAACAGGTCGTAGCCGGGGCCTTCTGGAACATGGGCGAGAACTGCTCTGCGACTTCGAGGCTCATCGTTCACGCCTCGATCAAGGACGAGTTGCTGACGCGTGTCGGCGCCTATCTGCGTGACTGGAAGATGGGAGATCCGCTCGATCCGGAAAACCGTGTCGGCTCGCTGGTGAGCCGCGAGCATTTCGAGAAGGTGAAATCCTATCTCGATCACGCCGCCAAGGAGAAGCTCTCCGTAGTGTTTGGCGGCCAGACGGACAAGTCGATCTTTGTGGAGCCGACGGTGATCGATGGCGTCGATCGCAACAGTCGCCTGTTTCAGGAAGAGATCTTCGGTCCGATCCTGTCGGTGACTACCTTCACAACCCTGTCGGAAGCCATCGCGCTGGCAAACGACACGCCCTACGGCCTGGCGGCATCGGTTTATACCGGCAGCCTTCGCAATGCGATCAAGCTGTCCCGCGAGATCCGCGCCGGCGTGGTGACGGTGAATTGCTTTGGCGAGGGCGACGCGACCACGCCGTTCGGCGGCTTCAAGGAGTCAGGCTTTGGCGGCCGCGACAAGTCGATCCATGCGCATGATCAGTACACCGAGCTGAAGACGATCTGGATCGACGTCTCGGATCGCTCGGTGGACGAGACGGTCAGATGA
- a CDS encoding NAD(P)/FAD-dependent oxidoreductase: MTTKSVKRLPVENGISGWEAISQRSFPVRSLAGDVTADWLIVGAGFAGLSAARRLLELRPDDRIVILEASEAGKGTAGRNSGFMIDVPHNLSSSEYSSGGTDATRLEMAQNRSAIAFAAQAAAEYGMSRETFDPSGKINAAATARGMKLNLSFGQSLKGAGEEHAFLDAAEMREITGSDYYLGGLYTPGAVLIQPADYIRQFAAGLLSKVEIFERSPVTSLRRENGTWTAVSARGTVTAPRVILGVNSHIEDFGHFRGRLMHIFAYASMTAPFPAEDFGRDVSGRDRWALLPADAMGATVRKITSGGQSRIAIRTKYTYETTVSVTDRRMARMAEEHRSSLDARFPGLKGIPFAHSWAGRLCLSRNHVPAFGEIEEGLYSACCENGLGTVKSTLAGMMAAELATGTTSRHLEQYMDHPQPARLPPEPFAWLGINSVIRWQELRAGREG; encoded by the coding sequence ATGACCACCAAGTCCGTCAAACGTCTGCCGGTGGAAAACGGCATCTCGGGCTGGGAGGCGATCAGTCAGCGTTCGTTTCCGGTCCGGAGCCTGGCAGGCGACGTGACAGCGGACTGGCTGATCGTCGGCGCGGGTTTTGCGGGCCTTTCCGCCGCGCGCCGCCTGCTCGAACTTCGCCCGGACGACAGGATCGTCATTCTGGAGGCGAGCGAGGCAGGCAAGGGCACCGCAGGCCGGAATTCGGGCTTCATGATTGATGTTCCGCACAATCTCTCCTCCAGCGAATATTCGAGTGGCGGCACGGATGCCACCCGACTGGAGATGGCCCAAAACCGCTCCGCGATCGCGTTCGCCGCGCAGGCGGCAGCCGAATACGGGATGTCACGCGAGACTTTCGATCCCTCGGGCAAGATCAATGCCGCGGCGACGGCGCGGGGCATGAAGCTGAACCTGAGTTTTGGCCAGTCCCTGAAGGGGGCGGGCGAGGAGCACGCCTTCCTCGACGCGGCCGAGATGCGCGAGATCACCGGATCGGATTACTATCTCGGTGGGCTCTATACGCCGGGCGCTGTCCTGATCCAGCCGGCAGACTATATCCGCCAGTTTGCCGCCGGGCTTTTGAGCAAGGTGGAGATCTTCGAACGTTCGCCCGTCACCTCGCTGAGGCGTGAGAATGGGACCTGGACGGCTGTGTCTGCGCGCGGAACGGTCACTGCGCCCAGGGTGATACTGGGCGTAAACAGCCATATAGAAGATTTCGGCCATTTCCGCGGTCGCCTGATGCACATCTTTGCCTATGCCTCGATGACTGCACCGTTCCCGGCGGAAGATTTCGGCCGCGATGTCTCCGGGCGTGACAGATGGGCGCTGCTTCCCGCTGACGCGATGGGCGCGACGGTTCGCAAGATCACCTCCGGCGGACAGTCGCGCATCGCGATCCGGACTAAGTACACTTACGAGACGACAGTCAGCGTGACGGACCGGCGCATGGCCAGGATGGCCGAAGAACACAGGAGTTCGCTGGATGCGCGGTTTCCGGGTCTGAAGGGCATACCGTTCGCACATAGCTGGGCCGGGCGGCTCTGCCTCAGCCGGAACCACGTACCCGCCTTCGGCGAGATTGAAGAAGGGCTCTATTCCGCCTGCTGCGAAAACGGGCTCGGAACCGTGAAGAGCACCCTGGCTGGCATGATGGCGGCCGAACTGGCGACCGGGACGACGTCCCGGCATCTCGAACAATACATGGATCACCCGCAGCCTGCGAGGCTGCCGCCGGAGCCGTTCGCATGGCTCGGCATCAACTCGGTGATCCGATGGCAGGAATTGCGTGCTGGCCGCGAAGGATGA
- a CDS encoding GntR family transcriptional regulator translates to MKSSKSSLYDDLKRQILTMELDPDEDLDEASLSERYGLSRTPVREIFRRLAGEGYIDIRENRGARVIPMNHSTLRNFFLVAPMIYAAIGRLAVQNFKPKQLSDLKDTQERFRAASQSTDPLAMVLENNRFHEIMGEMSGNVYLQPSLGRLLIDHARIGHTFFRPRNENMNTRLRLSVEHHDGFIAAIAAHDEDAVVDLVFEHWELSRENMEMFIAPEGLKADALVGAVSASLEKQS, encoded by the coding sequence ATGAAAAGCAGCAAAAGCAGTCTGTACGACGATCTGAAGCGTCAAATCCTGACCATGGAGCTTGATCCGGACGAAGATCTGGATGAGGCGAGCCTCAGTGAGCGCTACGGGCTTTCGCGCACGCCGGTGCGGGAGATTTTCCGCCGTCTTGCGGGCGAGGGATATATCGACATCCGCGAAAACAGAGGTGCTCGGGTCATCCCGATGAACCACTCGACGCTCAGGAACTTCTTTCTCGTCGCTCCGATGATCTACGCGGCGATCGGCCGTCTGGCGGTCCAGAATTTCAAGCCCAAACAGCTTTCCGATCTCAAGGATACCCAGGAGCGTTTTCGCGCGGCGAGCCAATCCACCGACCCGCTTGCCATGGTTCTGGAGAACAATCGCTTTCACGAGATCATGGGCGAGATGTCGGGCAATGTTTACCTGCAGCCTAGTCTTGGACGGCTTCTCATCGACCATGCCCGCATCGGCCATACGTTCTTCCGGCCACGCAACGAAAACATGAACACGCGCTTGAGGCTGTCGGTTGAACACCACGACGGCTTCATTGCCGCGATCGCCGCCCACGATGAGGACGCCGTGGTCGATCTTGTCTTTGAGCATTGGGAACTCTCCCGCGAGAACATGGAGATGTTCATCGCACCTGAAGGATTGAAGGCGGATGCGCTCGTGGGAGCCGTCTCCGCATCGTTGGAGAAACAGTCGTGA
- a CDS encoding quaternary amine ABC transporter ATP-binding protein produces the protein MNKSDIGNSEILIDCQSIWKIFGDKAGTAVKAVVEKGLTKKQILQDYNCVVGVSNASIQVRRGEIFCIMGLSGSGKSTLIRLLNRLIVPSLGKVIVKGHDLAALSAADLRQTRARHIGMVFQSVALLPYRTVLENAAFGLEVQGIGKSERNKIATEALEKVGLADWLSRYPAELSGGMQQRVGLARAIAANPEIILMDEPFSALDPLIRRQLQDEFRQLTKELGKSAVFITHDLDEAIRIGDRIAIMKDGVIIQVGTAEEIVLNPADDYVAEFVAGISRLHLVKAHSVMSSVAEYQRSHPNADIATLTTATPEADIDELIGLTMQSERDGIAVVDSGSVIGVVTTRGLLRGVKGAQPDELAAA, from the coding sequence ATGAACAAATCGGATATTGGCAACAGCGAAATTTTGATCGACTGCCAGTCGATCTGGAAGATCTTCGGGGACAAGGCGGGCACGGCCGTAAAAGCCGTGGTGGAAAAAGGGCTGACCAAAAAGCAGATCCTTCAGGACTACAACTGTGTGGTGGGCGTCTCCAATGCCAGCATTCAGGTCCGTCGCGGCGAGATCTTCTGCATCATGGGATTGTCCGGCAGCGGAAAATCCACGCTCATCCGGCTCCTCAACAGGCTCATCGTGCCGAGCCTTGGCAAGGTGATCGTAAAGGGGCACGACCTCGCCGCATTGAGTGCCGCTGATCTCCGCCAGACGAGAGCCCGTCACATTGGAATGGTGTTTCAAAGCGTAGCTCTTCTGCCATACCGTACGGTTCTCGAGAACGCCGCCTTTGGGCTGGAAGTTCAGGGGATCGGCAAATCGGAGCGCAATAAGATAGCGACCGAGGCGCTCGAGAAAGTGGGCCTCGCCGACTGGCTGTCTCGTTACCCGGCAGAGCTGTCAGGCGGCATGCAGCAGCGCGTGGGCCTGGCTCGCGCAATTGCCGCAAATCCGGAAATCATTCTGATGGACGAGCCCTTTAGCGCGCTCGATCCGTTGATCCGACGCCAGCTTCAGGATGAGTTTCGGCAGCTTACGAAGGAGCTGGGGAAGTCGGCGGTCTTCATCACCCACGATCTGGACGAAGCGATCCGCATTGGCGACCGGATCGCGATCATGAAGGATGGCGTCATCATCCAGGTTGGCACCGCCGAGGAGATCGTCCTCAACCCCGCAGATGATTACGTGGCGGAATTCGTCGCCGGCATATCCCGTCTCCACCTTGTAAAGGCCCACTCGGTCATGAGTTCCGTTGCCGAATATCAGCGGTCGCATCCGAACGCCGATATCGCCACGCTGACCACGGCCACGCCAGAAGCAGACATCGACGAGCTGATCGGATTGACGATGCAATCCGAACGCGATGGCATCGCTGTGGTCGATAGCGGCTCTGTCATCGGCGTCGTCACCACCCGAGGTCTCCTGCGAGGCGTCAAAGGCGCGCAACCCGACGAACTTGCCGCGGCATAA
- a CDS encoding HAMP domain-containing methyl-accepting chemotaxis protein, which yields MASLKAFGIVTRLAAGFGFLLILMIGLTFYSTGQVGKIDHNLGLINDINSVKQRYAINYRGSVHDRAIAIRDVTLVTSADERQAAVKVIEKLASTYSENEKKMAEMVASPAGATAEEKAILDEISAVQAKTNPLVAEIIALQDKGDGDAARKILLEQARPQFVAWLKAINKFIDYQEALNKLIGGEVQSAAGGFHSLAVTALGIATLLAFVAAAFTARSITGPLAKLQNSLKSMAEGNMEGDRKLEKRGDEIGMLARAVATLRDVISAKAARDADAETTRAIGERKRLEAEAAERNALSEQTNAAVNQLADGLQGLANGDLTREITNPFIPSLDQLRVDFNQAVEKLRLAMQKVAENASAIASGAQEIRSSSDDLARRTEQQAASVEETAAALEEITITVSGSSNRAQEAGHLVRKTKESAEHSGRVVRSAVEAMGKIETSATEIGNIIGVIDEIAFQTNLLALNAGVEAARAGEAGKGFAVVAQEVRELAQRSAKAAKEIKDLINTSNDHVRNGVSLVGETGKALEEIVVQVQQVDGNVGAIVEASKEQATGLKEINASVNTMDQGTQQNAAMVEQATASAHNLASEAEALFHLLSEFRISAQVTSNRGKPATIAAANTISKPVASPARRLTAKLATAFQGNAATSTGSWEEF from the coding sequence ATGGCAAGTTTGAAAGCATTCGGCATTGTCACTCGTTTGGCGGCAGGGTTTGGCTTCCTGCTCATTCTGATGATCGGCCTGACATTCTACTCGACGGGTCAAGTCGGGAAGATCGATCACAATCTCGGGCTGATCAATGACATCAACAGCGTAAAGCAGCGCTACGCGATCAATTACCGAGGCAGCGTTCACGATAGGGCAATCGCGATCCGGGACGTAACGCTCGTGACATCCGCGGATGAACGGCAGGCTGCTGTGAAGGTTATCGAGAAGCTCGCCTCGACCTATTCGGAAAACGAAAAGAAGATGGCGGAGATGGTCGCTTCGCCGGCCGGCGCTACGGCCGAGGAGAAGGCGATCCTCGATGAGATTTCCGCAGTACAGGCCAAGACCAATCCGCTGGTTGCCGAGATCATCGCGCTTCAGGACAAAGGCGATGGAGACGCAGCCCGCAAGATCCTTCTGGAACAGGCCAGACCTCAGTTCGTCGCCTGGCTGAAAGCGATCAACAAGTTCATTGACTATCAGGAGGCCCTGAATAAATTGATCGGAGGCGAGGTTCAAAGCGCTGCCGGCGGCTTCCACTCACTTGCTGTGACTGCGCTCGGAATTGCTACTCTTCTGGCATTCGTAGCTGCTGCATTTACGGCGCGCTCCATTACCGGGCCGCTCGCCAAGCTTCAGAATTCGCTGAAGTCGATGGCGGAAGGCAACATGGAGGGCGACCGCAAGCTGGAAAAACGCGGTGATGAGATCGGGATGTTGGCGCGCGCTGTCGCAACACTCCGTGACGTAATTTCGGCGAAGGCAGCACGAGACGCGGACGCAGAGACGACAAGGGCCATTGGCGAACGCAAGAGGCTCGAAGCTGAGGCTGCAGAACGCAACGCCTTATCCGAACAAACCAATGCTGCGGTGAATCAGCTGGCCGACGGCCTTCAAGGGCTGGCGAACGGCGACCTTACTCGCGAGATTACGAACCCGTTCATTCCATCGCTCGACCAGTTGCGCGTCGATTTCAATCAGGCCGTGGAGAAACTGCGACTGGCGATGCAAAAGGTCGCCGAGAACGCGAGCGCCATCGCTTCGGGTGCACAGGAAATTCGCTCCTCCTCCGACGATCTTGCGCGGAGAACTGAACAACAGGCCGCCTCGGTGGAGGAAACAGCGGCAGCGCTGGAAGAGATCACCATAACCGTGTCGGGATCCAGCAACCGCGCACAGGAGGCCGGTCACCTCGTCCGCAAGACAAAGGAAAGTGCCGAGCACTCCGGGCGCGTTGTTCGCAGCGCCGTCGAGGCCATGGGCAAGATCGAAACGTCCGCGACCGAAATTGGCAATATCATTGGCGTCATCGACGAGATCGCCTTCCAGACTAATCTCCTTGCGTTGAATGCAGGGGTTGAAGCAGCGCGCGCTGGTGAAGCGGGAAAAGGCTTTGCCGTCGTCGCCCAGGAGGTGCGTGAGCTTGCGCAGCGCTCGGCAAAGGCCGCGAAAGAGATCAAGGATCTGATCAACACCTCAAACGATCATGTCCGAAACGGTGTCTCCCTGGTCGGCGAAACCGGAAAAGCACTGGAAGAGATTGTCGTCCAAGTTCAACAGGTTGACGGCAATGTCGGGGCTATCGTGGAGGCTTCGAAGGAACAGGCGACGGGCCTCAAGGAAATCAACGCGTCCGTGAACACGATGGACCAAGGTACGCAGCAGAACGCTGCGATGGTCGAGCAGGCCACGGCTTCGGCCCATAACTTGGCATCCGAGGCCGAGGCCTTGTTTCATCTGTTGTCGGAGTTCAGAATCAGCGCTCAAGTTACCTCCAATCGCGGCAAACCCGCCACCATTGCCGCTGCCAATACGATATCGAAGCCCGTCGCGTCGCCGGCACGCCGGCTTACCGCGAAGCTGGCTACCGCTTTTCAGGGGAATGCCGCTACGTCGACCGGAAGCTGGGAGGAGTTCTGA
- a CDS encoding glycine betaine ABC transporter substrate-binding protein codes for MKTLWKALCAAAMVGMTMLPARAEEKTITMGTLSWEDLTPITGITKKVLEDAGYTVKVTEFSEWGIAYAALGKGDIQVLASQTDYVAQDYWDKNKNRLEKISPVSHGLYQGIAVPKYVPIDSLEQLNENADKFGGKIIGIEPGSGLMRDASNAVKDYNIKLQLVEGSTAAMSAALKSAYDRKEWIAVTIWEPSWMVQKYEVKYLKDPKGIFPPPQSYYWIGHKGFSSDYPHAREVMASVYVPIADITSINGEVKDGKTMDQAVKDWTDSHADLLKRWENIKKN; via the coding sequence GTGAAGACATTGTGGAAAGCATTATGCGCCGCTGCGATGGTCGGAATGACCATGCTGCCTGCACGCGCCGAAGAGAAGACGATCACGATGGGGACGCTGTCGTGGGAAGACCTGACGCCGATTACCGGGATTACCAAGAAGGTTCTCGAGGACGCCGGTTACACCGTCAAGGTGACGGAATTCTCCGAATGGGGCATTGCCTATGCTGCGCTCGGCAAGGGCGATATTCAGGTCCTGGCCTCGCAGACCGATTATGTGGCCCAGGACTACTGGGACAAGAACAAGAACCGCCTCGAGAAGATTTCGCCCGTCTCGCACGGTCTCTATCAGGGCATCGCCGTTCCAAAATACGTGCCCATCGACTCGCTCGAACAGCTCAACGAAAACGCCGACAAGTTCGGCGGCAAGATCATCGGCATCGAACCGGGCTCCGGCCTGATGCGCGACGCGTCGAACGCAGTCAAGGACTACAATATCAAGCTCCAGCTTGTCGAAGGTAGCACAGCCGCCATGTCGGCGGCGCTGAAGTCGGCCTATGACCGTAAGGAATGGATCGCTGTCACGATCTGGGAGCCGTCATGGATGGTCCAGAAGTACGAGGTGAAGTACCTCAAGGATCCGAAGGGCATCTTCCCGCCGCCGCAGAGCTATTACTGGATCGGCCACAAGGGTTTCTCTTCAGATTACCCGCATGCGCGCGAAGTGATGGCCAGCGTCTACGTCCCGATCGCGGACATCACCTCCATCAACGGCGAAGTCAAGGACGGCAAGACCATGGACCAGGCCGTCAAGGACTGGACGGATAGCCATGCGGATCTTCTGAAGCGTTGGGAGAACATCAAGAAGAACTAA